Proteins from a genomic interval of Cucumis melo cultivar AY chromosome 7, USDA_Cmelo_AY_1.0, whole genome shotgun sequence:
- the LOC103487632 gene encoding uncharacterized protein LOC103487632 isoform X2, producing MQPSPSLITGPIRTLTTTVRPSTIIIQAYQYQQPNPKFNSLFGYRTDLVGACSRSFPACASRSPGPQVPAASAPLIQTHLGAASRTSTLEKMNTIEEELEKAIYRCRFMAFLGVLGSLIGSILCFIKGCVHVAASFSEYFVNRGKVIMVLVEAIDVYLLGTVMLVFGTGLYELFISQLGNARSLSKSNVEHKSNLFGLFPLKSCYSCIRSYSAGTT from the exons ATGCAACCGTCTCCCTCGTTGATTACTGGCCCTATCAGAACTCTAACGACCACCGTCCGACCTTCCACCATCATCATCCAAGCCTATCAGTACCAGCAACCTAATCCAAAGTTCAATAGTCTTTTTGGATATAGAACTGACCTTGTCGGTGCTTGTAGCCGTAGCTTTCCTGCTTGTGCAAGTCGCAGCCCTGGACCTCAAGTTCCTGCTGCTTCTGCTCCTTTAATCCAAACCCATCTTGGTGCTGCGTCTCGGACGTCGACACTGGAAAAGATGAATACCATCGAGGAGGAACTTGAAAAG GCCATTTATCGATGCCGATTCATGGCATTTTTGGGCGTCTTAGGGTCTTTAATTGGCTCTATTCTCTGTTTCATCAAG GGGTGCGTTCATGTAGCAGCATCTTTCTCTGAGTATTTCGTGAATCGTGGAAAAGTGATCATGGTGTTAGTTGAGGCCATAG ATGTGTATCTCTTAGGAACTGTGATGCTAGTCTTTGGCACGGGTCTGTATGAGCTGTTTATCAGCCAACTTGGAAATGCACGGTCATTATCAAAGAGTAACGTTGAGCATAAATCCAATTTATTCGGCTTGTTTCCTTTAAAG TCTTGTTACAGTTGTATAAGATCGTATTCTGCAGGAACGACCTAA
- the LOC103487631 gene encoding pentatricopeptide repeat-containing protein At1g77360, mitochondrial-like — MAENPKMGVRNPSKIPPSSAPRSPNSPRFPLHLDLPDISPAAKTICEVLIKVPRNEVDAALSATGLAPSPELVQEILRVSYNYPSSAIKFFRWARQLAKQSAYSWNLMIDLLGKNELFEEMWNGIRTMRQEKILSLPTFVSVFGSYCSAGRFKEATMSFEVMDRYEVEKDVVAVNSLLSAICSEENQTSKAWEFFEKHKEKIPLDGDSFAILLEGWEKEGNVEKAEVTFDEMVKRIGWNPENVSSYDAFLITLVRGGRSEDAIKVLLELKKNRCLPGLKFLSNALDSLIQQNDANHAILLWDIVVGSGLVPNLIVYNAIIGLLSENSKIDDSFRLLDSMVFHGAFPNSVTYNLIFSCLIKNKKIKEVSQFFREMVKNECPPTPSNCAAAITMLFDGYDPETAIDIWNYMDENHIEPMDASANALLIGLCNLNRLTERGSFRENYDGLLRRWRASSIL; from the exons ATGGCTGAAAACCCTAAAATGGGTGTAagaaacccttccaaaattccCCCCAGTTCAGCGCCTCGGTCGCCCAATTCCCCACGCTTCCCTTTGCATCTAGACCTGCCGGACATATCGCCGGCTGCTAAAACCATTTGCGAAGTCCTGATTAAAGTCCCACGGAATGAAGTAGACGCCGCGCTGTCCGCGACGGGATTGGCTCCGTCGCCGGAGCTTGTCCAAGAAATTCTGAGGGTTTCTTATAACTATCCTTCGTCGGCGATCAAGTTCTTCCGGTGGGCGAGGCAGTTGGCGAAACAGTCGGCATACTCGTGGAATCTGATGATTGATTTGTTGGGCAAGAACGAACTTTTCGAAGAAATGTGGAACGGTATTCGGACGATGAGGCAAGAAAAGATTCTTTCGTTGCCAACTTTTGTGTCGGTTTTTGGGAGTTATTGTTCTGCTGGCAGGTTTAAAGAAGCGACAATGAGCTTTGAAGTGATGGATAGGTACGAAGTTGAGAAGGATGTTGTGGCAGTGAATTCTCTACTGAGTGCAATTTGCTCTGAGGAAAATCAAACATCAAAGGCTTGGGAGTTCTTTGAGAAACATAAAGAGAAGATTCCTTTGGATGGGGACTCATTCGCCATTTTATTGGAAGGTTGGGAGAAAGAAGGCAATGTGGAGAAAGCTGAGGTTACATTTGATGAAATGGTGAAAAGGATCGGCTGGAATCCTGAAAATGTTTCATCTTATGATGCATTTTTGATAACGTTGGTTCGTGGGGGCCGATCTGAAGATGCAATCAAGGTTCTTCTAGAACTGAAGAAGAATCGGTGTTTGCCAGGTTTGAAATTCCTGTCCAATGCTCTTGATAGTCTCATTCAGCAAAATGATGCAAACCATGCGATTCTCTTGTGGGATATAGTTGTGGGAAGTGGATTAGTCCCTAACTTGATCGTGTACAATGCCATAATCGGATTGCTTAGCGAGAATAGTAAGATCGACGACTCGTTTCGGCTCTTGGATTCCATGGTTTTCCATGGTGCTTTTCCTAACTCCGTAACGTACAACCTGATCTTCAGTTGTTTgattaagaataagaaaattaaGGAAGTTAGTCAATTTTTCAGGGAGATGGTAAAGAATGAATGCCCTCCTACCCCTTCTAATTGTGCTGCAGCTATCACAATGTTGTTTGATGGTTATGACCCTGAAACAGCCATTGATATATGGAACTACATGGATGAGAATCACATCGAACCTATGGATGCAAGTGCAAATGCACTGCTCATTGGCCTTTGCAACTTGAATCGGTTAACAGAG AGAGGAAGTTTCAGAGAGAATTATGATGGTCTCTTGCGTAGGTGGAGAGCTTCctcaattttgtaa
- the LOC103487633 gene encoding uncharacterized protein LOC103487633, producing MWIIAIVSLPGRILAALRRERQLQQYLQFLEIEFDNVLLERKELQKQFQAALKEHKMMELMLDELEMIHEKATNKIALLESEMQKLRNENLRLQEIKGKAYWSLKGLDVKSEEQKTGRVDRDITYGISSCSSSYSRSSVVQDLCQIDALKDGSISKEKLVKILESGLKSGVLIHSHTEILSKDEYVTELLDEQREVAISRSLFSILLSLLVGVIIWEAEEPHLCLVVALMFVVSISLKSVVEFFTTIKNKPALDAVALLSFNWFVLGILAYPTLPNIARFLAPLASRVVEWLGFSTS from the exons ATGTGGATAATCGCAATTGTCTCTCTTCCTGGACGAATTTTAGCTGCTTTACGGAGGGAAAGGCAG TTGCAACAATATTTGCAATTTCTGGAAATCGAGTTTGATAATGTTTTGCTGGAAAGAAAGGAGCTCCAAAAACAATTCCAGGCTGCTTTGAAGGAGCATAAGATGATGGAATTGATGTTGGACGAACTTGAAATGATACATGAGAAGGCAACCAACAAGATTGCACTCTTAGAAAGTGAG ATGCAGAAATTGAGGAATGAAAATCTTCGACTGCAAGAAATCAAGGGTAAGGCTTATTGGAGCTTAAAAGGACTTGATGTCAAAAGTGAAGAACAAAAAACTGGCAGAGTTGACAGGGACATTACCTACGGTATCTCATCATGCTCATCCAGCTATAGTAGGAGCAGTGTTGTTCAAGACCTCTGTCAAATTGATGCTTTGAAAGATGGTAGTATATCTAAAGAAAAATTGGTCAAAATCTTAGAATCTGGGTTAAAATCTGGCGTGCTCATCCATTCTCATACTGAAATCCTATCAAAAGATGAATATGTCACTGAACTTCTTGATGAGCAAAGGGAGGTTGCAATTTCCAGAAGTCTATTCAGTATCCTTTTGTCACTTTTGGTTGGAGTGATTATATGGGAAGCTGAAGAGCCTCACTTGTGCCTTGTAGTGGCTCTCATGTTTGTGGTTAGCATCTCGTTGAAGAGCGTAGTTGAGTTTTTCACGACTATTAAGAATAAACCTGCTTTGGATGCTGTCGCTCTTTTGAGCTTCAACTGGTTCGTGCTTGGAATACTGGCCTACCCAACACTGCCAAATATTGCTCGTTTTCTTGCTCCTTTGGCCTCAAGGGTTGTTGAATGGCTTGGTTTCTCCACTTCCTGA
- the LOC103487632 gene encoding uncharacterized protein LOC103487632 isoform X1 — protein MQPSPSLITGPIRTLTTTVRPSTIIIQAYQYQQPNPKFNSLFGYRTDLVGACSRSFPACASRSPGPQVPAASAPLIQTHLGAASRTSTLEKMNTIEEELEKAIYRCRFMAFLGVLGSLIGSILCFIKGCVHVAASFSEYFVNRGKVIMVLVEAIDVYLLGTVMLVFGTGLYELFISQLGNARSLSKSNVEHKSNLFGLFPLKERPKWMNVRTVNELKTKLGHVIVMLLLIGFFDKSKKVVIQSPVDLLCLAVSIFLSSGTLFLLTKLTE, from the exons ATGCAACCGTCTCCCTCGTTGATTACTGGCCCTATCAGAACTCTAACGACCACCGTCCGACCTTCCACCATCATCATCCAAGCCTATCAGTACCAGCAACCTAATCCAAAGTTCAATAGTCTTTTTGGATATAGAACTGACCTTGTCGGTGCTTGTAGCCGTAGCTTTCCTGCTTGTGCAAGTCGCAGCCCTGGACCTCAAGTTCCTGCTGCTTCTGCTCCTTTAATCCAAACCCATCTTGGTGCTGCGTCTCGGACGTCGACACTGGAAAAGATGAATACCATCGAGGAGGAACTTGAAAAG GCCATTTATCGATGCCGATTCATGGCATTTTTGGGCGTCTTAGGGTCTTTAATTGGCTCTATTCTCTGTTTCATCAAG GGGTGCGTTCATGTAGCAGCATCTTTCTCTGAGTATTTCGTGAATCGTGGAAAAGTGATCATGGTGTTAGTTGAGGCCATAG ATGTGTATCTCTTAGGAACTGTGATGCTAGTCTTTGGCACGGGTCTGTATGAGCTGTTTATCAGCCAACTTGGAAATGCACGGTCATTATCAAAGAGTAACGTTGAGCATAAATCCAATTTATTCGGCTTGTTTCCTTTAAAG GAACGACCTAAATGGATGAATGTAAGGACAGTAAACGAGCTGAAAACAAAGCTGGGACACGTCATAGTGATGCTGCTTCTAATTGGGTTCTTTGACAAGAGTAAAAAAGTGGTAATACAATCTCCAGTTGATTTGCTTTGCTTGGCTGTTTCAATATTCCTTTCCTCTGGTACCCTGTTTTTGCTGACTAAACTAACTGAATGA